In Centropristis striata isolate RG_2023a ecotype Rhode Island chromosome 1, C.striata_1.0, whole genome shotgun sequence, one DNA window encodes the following:
- the ltv1 gene encoding protein LTV1 homolog, which translates to MPHRKKKSFIEKKKAVTFNLVHRSQRDPLAADEKAPQHVLLPAAKADTEKRREEQRNFGVFFDDDYDYLQHLREPSVPAELVAAPAVTDRRTVHLHDEDEDEDDDDDVDKAVPAATINLPSSVFASEFEEEVGLLNKAAPISGPRLDMDPDIVAALDEDFDYDDPDNLLDDDFIVKANAAGRAGNTKGDGEDDDDDDEWEDTDEEGDFDSEGGFSGDEDMEGRGREFLFMDEETKSRFTEYSMTSSVMRRNEQLTLLDDRFEKFYEQFDDDEIGALDNAELEGFIQPDSARLEEVIKDYFIQKEKEYLRPDDLGPKELPVLKEEDEDDDEEGEEEMETVVIKAPEEKWDCETIISTYSNIYNRPKVIQEPQKTKPIRVSQKTGIPLDVLPAKGLTAKQAERMTRINDSDLPRVSTQPRSKEESKDERKARKQAIKEERKERREEKKANKTAFKEEKVRQEKQMLSLRTNVQGLKL; encoded by the exons ATG CCTCACCGAAAGAAGAAGTCGTTCATTGAAAAGAAGAAGGCCGTGACCTTCAACCTCGTCCACAGGAGTCAGAGGGACCCGCTGGCTGCAGATGAGAAAGCACCGCAGCACGTCCTGCTGCCAGCCGCCAAG GCGGACACGGAGAAGAGGCGCGAGGAGCAGAGGAACTTTGGCGTTTTCTTCGACGATGACTACGACTACCTGCAGCACCTGAGGGAGCCGTCTGTCCCGGCCGAGCTGGTGGCCGCCCCCGCCGTCACTGACCGGAGAACGGTTCATCTCCATGATGAGGACGAAGATGAAGACGACGACGACGACGTGGACAAGGCTGTTCCT GCTGCTACCATTAACCTCCCGTCGTCAGTGTTTGCCTCGGAGTTTGAAGAGGAGGTGGGACTCCTGAACAAAGCTGCTCCGATCTCAG GGCCGCGGCTGGACATGGACCCCGACATCGTGGCGGCTCTGGACGAAGACTTCGATTACGACGACCCCGACAACCTGCTGGACGACGACTTCATCGTGAAGGCGAACGCTGCGGGGCGAGCCGGGAACACAAA AGGAGACGGTGAAgacgacgatgatgatgatgagtggGAGGACACAGACGAGGAAGGAGACTTCGACTCTGAAGGCGGGTTTTCGGGAGACGAGGACATGGAGGGACGAGGACGAGAGTTCCTGTTTATGGACGAGGAGACGAAGAGTCGATTCACAGAGTACTCGATGACGTCGTCTGTGATGAGGAGGAACGAGCAGCTCACCCTGCTGGACGACCGCTTCGAAAAG ttttaCGAACAGTTTGATGACGATGAGATCGGCGCTCTCGACAACGCAGAGCTGGAGGGTTTCATCCAGCCGGACAGCGCTCGCCTCGAAGAAGTCATCAAAGACTACTTTATACAGAAAGAGAAGGA ATATTTGAGGCCTGATGATTTGGGTCCCAAAGAACTTCCTGTCCtaaaggaggaggatgaggatgatgatgaggagggggaggaagagatGGAAACTGTTGTTATCAAGGCTCCAGAAGAGAAGTGGGACTGTGAAACCATCATCA GCACATATTCCAACATATATAACCGACCGAAAGTCATCCAAGAGCCACAAAAG ACGAAGCCGATCCGAGTGTCCCAGAAGACGGGCATCCCGCTGGACGTCCTTCCCGCCAAGGGCCTGACGGCGAAGCAGGCGGAGCGCATGACGCGGATCAACGACTCGGACCTGCCTCGCGTCTCCACACAGCCGCGCAGCAAAGAGGAGAGCAAAGACGAGAGGAAGGCGAGAAAACAGGCCATCAAGGAAGAGCGCAAG gagcggagagaggagaagaaagccAACAAGACGGCGTTCAAGGAAGAGAAGGTGCGACAGGAGAAGCAGATGTTGAGCCTGAGGACAAACGTTCAGGGTCTGAAGCTTTAG